A single genomic interval of Bacteroidales bacterium harbors:
- the rpsA gene encoding 30S ribosomal protein S1, translating to MEKELLQPIEDFNWEAYEKGETFGEKSREELEQAYDQSINTVKDKDVTEGTVISINKREVVVNIGYKSDGIISANEFRYNPELKVGDKVEVFVENQEDKKGQLLLSHKKARAARSWDRVNEALESNEIVKGYIKCRTKGGMIVDVFGIEAFLPGSQIDIRPIRDYDMFVGKTMEFKVVKINQEFRNVVVSHKALIEAELEQQKKDIISKLEKGQVLEGIVKNITSYGVFIDLGGVDGLIHITDLSWGRVSDPNEIVKNDEKINVVILDFDDDKKRIALGLKQLTPHPWDALDADLKVGDKVSGKVVVMADYGAFIEIAPGVEGLIHVSEMSWSQHLRSAQDFMKVGDNVEAVILTLSREERKMSLGIKQLKADPWENVDTKYAVGTKHTAKVRNFTNFGVFVEIEEGIDGLIHISDLSWTKKIKHPSEFTQIGSEIEVQVLEIDKENRRLSLGHKQLEENPWDVFETVFTVDSIHEGTITELLDKGAVIALQYGVEGFATPKHLVKEDGTQAQVNEKLNFKVIEFNKEAKRIILSHSRIFEDEAKKEAAAAKKAAKKAAEETAAAMPTVEKSTLGDIEELAALKEKLDASKK from the coding sequence TTACAACCCATTGAAGATTTCAACTGGGAAGCCTATGAGAAAGGCGAGACATTTGGCGAGAAAAGCCGTGAGGAGTTGGAGCAAGCGTATGACCAAAGCATCAACACCGTAAAAGACAAAGATGTAACAGAAGGTACTGTTATCTCTATCAACAAAAGAGAAGTAGTTGTAAACATCGGCTACAAATCAGATGGTATTATCTCTGCAAACGAGTTCCGTTACAACCCAGAACTTAAAGTGGGTGACAAAGTAGAGGTTTTTGTAGAGAACCAAGAAGACAAAAAAGGACAACTTTTACTTTCACACAAAAAGGCTCGTGCAGCACGCTCTTGGGATCGTGTTAATGAGGCTCTTGAAAGCAATGAGATAGTAAAAGGTTATATCAAATGCCGTACTAAAGGCGGTATGATTGTTGATGTATTCGGAATTGAGGCATTCCTTCCCGGATCACAAATCGACATCAGACCTATCCGCGACTACGATATGTTCGTAGGAAAAACTATGGAGTTCAAAGTTGTTAAAATCAACCAAGAGTTCCGCAACGTTGTTGTTTCACACAAAGCACTTATTGAGGCTGAACTTGAGCAACAAAAGAAAGATATCATCTCTAAACTTGAAAAAGGTCAAGTACTTGAGGGTATCGTTAAAAACATCACTTCTTACGGAGTATTTATCGACCTTGGTGGTGTTGACGGTCTTATCCACATCACAGACCTTTCTTGGGGACGCGTATCAGATCCTAACGAGATTGTTAAAAACGACGAGAAAATCAACGTTGTTATCCTTGACTTTGACGATGACAAAAAACGTATCGCTCTTGGTCTTAAACAACTTACTCCTCATCCTTGGGATGCTCTTGATGCAGACCTTAAAGTGGGTGACAAAGTATCAGGAAAAGTTGTTGTTATGGCAGACTATGGTGCATTCATCGAAATCGCTCCGGGCGTTGAAGGTCTAATCCACGTATCTGAAATGTCATGGTCACAACACCTACGCAGTGCACAAGACTTTATGAAAGTTGGTGACAACGTAGAGGCTGTTATCCTTACATTAAGCCGCGAAGAGCGTAAAATGTCTTTGGGTATCAAACAACTTAAAGCAGATCCATGGGAAAACGTTGATACAAAATATGCAGTTGGAACTAAACACACAGCAAAAGTTCGCAACTTCACAAACTTTGGAGTATTCGTAGAGATTGAAGAGGGAATTGATGGATTAATCCACATCTCTGACCTTTCATGGACTAAGAAAATCAAACACCCATCTGAGTTCACTCAAATTGGTTCAGAGATAGAGGTTCAAGTTCTTGAGATAGACAAAGAGAACCGCCGTCTAAGCCTTGGACACAAACAACTTGAGGAGAATCCTTGGGACGTATTTGAGACAGTATTCACTGTTGATTCAATACACGAAGGAACAATCACTGAGCTTCTTGACAAAGGTGCAGTAATCGCTCTTCAATATGGTGTTGAAGGATTTGCAACTCCAAAACACTTAGTAAAAGAGGACGGAACTCAAGCACAAGTTAACGAGAAACTTAACTTCAAAGTTATAGAGTTCAACAAAGAGGCTAAACGTATCATCCTTTCACACAGCAGAATCTTTGAAGATGAGGCTAAGAAAGAGGCAGCAGCAGCTAAAAAAGCAGCTAAAAAAGCAGCAGAAGAGACAGCAGCAGCAATGCCAACAGTTGAGAAATCAACACTTGGAGACATCGAGGAGCTTGCAGCATTGAAAGAGAAACTTGATGCTTCTAAAAAATAA
- a CDS encoding LrgB family protein — protein MDNTFVLLALTFAVYYVATIIRKKTGIILLNPILITIAVMICYLKFADISYTSYNEGGKYIEFWLKPAIVALGVPLYKHLDSIKQHFIPIFLSQLAGCVVGIVSVVAIADLMGATNEVIISLAPKSVTTPIAIEISSALGGIESLTAAVVVCVGILGAVIGYRTMSIIKLNDDISKGLAMGTASHAVGTAASMEVSPIHGVYATLGLIINGVLTSLFAPIILRIMNYL, from the coding sequence ATGGATAACACGTTTGTACTTCTCGCTCTGACCTTTGCCGTATATTACGTGGCAACCATTATCCGTAAAAAGACAGGTATAATACTGCTAAACCCAATACTTATAACCATTGCGGTAATGATATGCTATTTGAAGTTTGCCGATATTAGTTACACCTCCTATAACGAAGGTGGAAAATATATTGAGTTCTGGTTAAAACCCGCCATTGTGGCATTGGGAGTTCCTCTATATAAACACCTCGACTCCATAAAACAGCACTTCATCCCCATCTTTCTCTCTCAATTGGCAGGATGTGTGGTTGGAATAGTATCGGTTGTAGCGATAGCCGACCTTATGGGAGCAACCAACGAGGTTATTATATCGCTTGCTCCAAAGTCGGTGACAACACCAATAGCGATTGAAATATCATCGGCTCTTGGTGGTATAGAGTCACTAACAGCTGCAGTTGTTGTGTGCGTAGGTATTTTAGGAGCAGTAATAGGTTACAGAACAATGTCTATAATAAAACTCAACGATGATATATCAAAAGGGTTGGCAATGGGAACCGCCTCTCATGCCGTAGGAACAGCCGCCTCAATGGAGGTTAGCCCCATTCATGGGGTATATGCAACCTTAGGACTTATAATCAACGGAGTGTTGACTTCGTTGTTTGCACCAATTATATTACGTATTATGAATTACCTTTAG
- a CDS encoding CidA/LrgA family protein codes for MILQCLIIFACLAVGELIVMFTGIKFPSSIIGMILLCTLLKIGVVKYEKIKDVANFLISNMGFFFIPPGIALMLYFDIIEAQFWPIFVSALVSTIIVIAVTGWVYQLSNRKRNG; via the coding sequence ATGATATTACAATGCTTGATAATATTTGCTTGTCTTGCTGTTGGCGAGTTGATAGTTATGTTTACAGGAATTAAATTTCCTTCGAGCATAATAGGGATGATACTGCTCTGTACATTGCTAAAAATAGGGGTAGTCAAATACGAAAAGATAAAGGATGTGGCAAACTTCCTAATATCAAATATGGGATTCTTCTTTATCCCACCAGGAATTGCTCTAATGCTCTACTTTGATATTATAGAGGCTCAATTCTGGCCAATATTTGTATCGGCATTAGTAAGTACCATAATAGTAATAGCCGTAACAGGTTGGGTATATCAACTCTCAAACAGAAAACGAAATGGATAA
- the feoB gene encoding ferrous iron transport protein B, with the protein MFLSELNTGESAVILKVKGHGGFRRRIMEMGFVRNKRVKVLLNAPLQDPIKYEIMGYEVSLRRSEASMIEVITEEEAKSLIPADKATATYSKESIEEVITQRNREINVALVGNPNSGKTSLFNAISGSHEHVGNYSGVTVDAKKGECRYRGYNFIITDLPGTYALSAYTPEERYVREHLQNESPDVVINTVVASNLERNLYLTTELIDMDEKIVVSLNMFDELERSGAVLDYNQLGDLLGVPMVPVSTKSGKGVEWLLDTVIEVYENTNSQMRHIHINNGSIIEEGLSKVKEALKRNSEQLPKYFPPRYYALKLLERDASVEAQLSGCPNYKEWIEIRDHEVKHIERDLKEDIEGALTNQKYGFISGALKECFTPGKNDGVLVTRIIDTLVTHKLWGFPIFFLLMFLMFYCTFSLGAYPQEWIEAGVEWLSGFVGNFMPEGILKALITDGIIGGVGSVIVFLPNIMILYLFISFMEDSGYLARAAFIMDKIMHKIGLHGKSFIPLVMGFGCNVPAIMATRTIESHSSRLITMMISPFISCSARLPIFILFIGTFFPNNAGLVLFLFYIGGILMAVVTSKLLRRFMFKKDDTPFVMELPPYRVPSLATTVSHMWDKCKQYLKKMGGLILIASIVIWFLSYFPHGEKSNGEPQTSYMEQLGKVCEPVMEPLGMDWKASVAVLSGLPAKEIVVSTLGVLYAEEDGEELSEGALSKKLASGGAFNTASALSFLVFILLYFPCIATVIAIKNESNWKWATISVLYNTGVAWVFAFITYRIALMFI; encoded by the coding sequence ATGTTTTTATCGGAATTAAATACAGGAGAGTCTGCCGTAATATTGAAGGTTAAGGGACATGGAGGTTTCCGCCGCCGTATTATGGAGATGGGTTTTGTTCGCAACAAGCGAGTAAAGGTGTTGCTTAATGCTCCTTTACAAGATCCTATCAAGTATGAGATTATGGGATACGAGGTTTCGTTACGCCGTAGCGAAGCCTCTATGATTGAGGTTATAACCGAAGAGGAGGCAAAGAGCCTTATCCCTGCCGATAAAGCAACTGCTACCTACTCAAAAGAGAGTATAGAGGAGGTTATTACTCAACGAAACAGAGAGATAAATGTTGCTCTTGTAGGTAATCCCAATAGTGGTAAAACATCTCTCTTTAATGCAATCTCGGGCAGTCACGAACACGTGGGTAATTATAGCGGTGTTACCGTTGATGCAAAGAAAGGGGAGTGCCGTTATCGTGGTTACAACTTCATCATAACTGACCTGCCCGGTACATACGCCCTATCGGCTTATACGCCCGAAGAGAGGTATGTAAGAGAGCATCTTCAAAACGAGTCGCCCGATGTTGTAATAAATACTGTTGTTGCATCAAATCTTGAACGTAACCTCTACCTCACAACCGAGTTGATTGATATGGATGAGAAGATAGTTGTCTCGCTAAATATGTTTGATGAACTTGAACGTAGCGGAGCAGTTCTTGACTATAATCAACTGGGTGATTTGTTAGGAGTGCCAATGGTGCCTGTCTCTACAAAAAGCGGGAAAGGAGTGGAGTGGCTTTTAGATACCGTTATAGAGGTGTATGAGAATACCAACTCTCAAATGCGTCATATTCACATTAATAACGGAAGTATTATTGAGGAGGGACTGTCAAAGGTTAAAGAGGCGTTGAAACGCAATAGTGAGCAATTGCCCAAATACTTTCCGCCGCGTTACTACGCCTTAAAGTTATTGGAGCGTGATGCAAGTGTTGAGGCTCAACTAAGTGGTTGCCCCAATTATAAAGAGTGGATTGAGATTCGTGACCACGAGGTTAAGCATATTGAGCGAGATTTGAAAGAGGATATTGAGGGTGCATTAACAAACCAGAAATATGGATTTATTTCGGGTGCTTTAAAGGAGTGTTTTACACCAGGTAAAAACGATGGAGTTTTAGTTACCCGAATAATAGATACTCTTGTAACTCATAAACTATGGGGATTTCCTATCTTCTTCCTGCTAATGTTTTTAATGTTCTACTGCACATTTAGTCTTGGAGCATATCCGCAAGAGTGGATTGAGGCAGGTGTTGAGTGGTTGAGTGGTTTTGTTGGTAACTTTATGCCCGAAGGTATATTAAAGGCTCTTATTACCGATGGAATAATAGGTGGCGTGGGAAGTGTGATAGTCTTCTTGCCTAACATTATGATTCTATATCTCTTTATCTCGTTTATGGAGGACTCGGGATATTTGGCACGTGCGGCCTTTATTATGGATAAGATAATGCACAAGATAGGTTTGCACGGTAAATCGTTTATCCCTCTTGTTATGGGATTTGGTTGTAACGTTCCAGCCATTATGGCAACACGCACAATTGAGAGCCACTCATCACGCCTTATTACAATGATGATTTCGCCTTTCATTTCGTGCAGTGCAAGACTTCCAATATTTATACTCTTTATAGGAACATTCTTCCCCAACAATGCAGGACTGGTGCTATTTCTGTTTTACATAGGCGGAATATTGATGGCTGTTGTAACATCAAAACTTCTTCGCCGATTTATGTTTAAGAAAGATGATACCCCGTTTGTAATGGAGTTGCCTCCATATAGAGTGCCATCGTTGGCAACAACCGTTAGCCATATGTGGGATAAGTGTAAACAGTATCTCAAAAAGATGGGAGGTCTCATTCTTATTGCTTCAATAGTGATATGGTTTTTAAGTTATTTCCCACATGGCGAGAAGAGTAACGGCGAGCCTCAAACCTCATATATGGAGCAGTTAGGTAAAGTTTGTGAGCCAGTGATGGAGCCTCTCGGTATGGATTGGAAAGCATCAGTGGCGGTACTCTCTGGACTACCTGCAAAAGAGATTGTTGTCAGTACGTTAGGTGTGTTGTATGCCGAGGAGGATGGAGAGGAGTTAAGCGAAGGAGCATTGTCAAAAAAACTTGCTTCGGGCGGAGCATTTAACACTGCATCTGCTCTCTCTTTTCTGGTGTTTATACTCCTATATTTCCCCTGTATAGCAACTGTTATAGCAATTAAGAACGAGAGTAACTGGAAGTGGGCAACCATCTCGGTACTCTACAATACAGGCGTAGCATGGGTGTTTGCTTTCATAACATATCGTATTGCACTAATGTTTATCTAA
- a CDS encoding ribonuclease HII: MLLSYKNSGVIEAGCDEAGRGCLAGPVYAAAVILPPDFEHELISDSKKLSEKMRYELRPIIEESAVAWAVGVVTAEEIDKINILNASILAMHRALEQLKVQPEYILVDGNRFKPYGKTPFSCEVKGDGRFLSIAAASILAKTYRDDYMNGIAKEYPQYGWCENKGYPTKAHRNAIREFGVTPHHRKSFQLLDCQLTLF, from the coding sequence ATGCTTTTGAGTTATAAAAATAGTGGCGTGATTGAGGCTGGATGCGATGAGGCAGGGCGTGGATGTCTTGCTGGGCCAGTTTATGCGGCGGCAGTAATTCTGCCCCCAGACTTTGAACACGAACTGATTAGTGACTCTAAAAAGCTGTCGGAGAAGATGCGTTACGAACTTCGCCCCATTATTGAGGAGAGTGCTGTCGCTTGGGCAGTGGGAGTGGTAACTGCTGAGGAGATTGACAAAATTAATATTCTTAATGCCTCTATTCTTGCTATGCACCGAGCATTGGAGCAACTTAAGGTGCAACCCGAATATATTCTTGTTGATGGTAACAGGTTTAAGCCATACGGAAAAACTCCATTCTCGTGCGAGGTAAAGGGCGATGGTAGATTTTTGTCTATTGCGGCTGCTTCTATTCTTGCTAAAACCTATCGCGATGACTATATGAACGGTATCGCTAAGGAGTATCCTCAATATGGTTGGTGTGAGAATAAGGGTTATCCCACCAAAGCTCACCGCAATGCTATCAGAGAGTTTGGCGTTACACCGCATCATCGCAAATCATTTCAGTTGCTTGATTGTCAACTGACACTATTTTAA
- a CDS encoding LrgB family protein, with protein sequence MGIVPTKSVSIPQAIEISSALGGIESLTAAVVVCVGILGAVIGYRTMSIIKLNNDISKGLAMGTASHAVGTAASMEVSPIHGVYATLGLIINGVLTSFFAPIILRIMGYL encoded by the coding sequence GTGGGAATAGTTCCAACAAAGTCGGTATCAATACCACAAGCGATTGAAATATCATCGGCTCTTGGCGGTATAGAGTCACTAACCGCAGCAGTTGTTGTGTGCGTAGGTATTTTAGGAGCAGTAATAGGTTACAGAACAATGTCTATAATAAAACTCAACAATGATATATCAAAAGGGTTGGCAATGGGAACAGCCTCTCATGCAGTAGGTACAGCAGCCTCAATGGAGGTTAGCCCTATTCATGGAGTATATGCAACCTTAGGTCTTATAATCAATGGAGTGTTAACTTCGTTTTTTGCACCAATTATACTACGTATTATGGGCTACCTATAA
- a CDS encoding HlyD family secretion protein: MNKKSKKLIFNIVVLACLILGLTWVASRFIHLGSVEFTDNAQVKQHIIPVNSRVQGFIKDIRFEEYQEFKKGDTLAIIEDSEFRFRLAQAEADYYNAVSGKSAMATAINTTSSNIEAGDAAVAEAKVRMENAERDYIRYKNLFENDAVTKQQFDAMETNYVALKQRYEALKSQRQSTVLVKAEQGDRLNQTEAAIRLAEAALDLAKLNLSYTVIIAPCDGVTGRKKIQVGQLIQPGQTITDFVDSGSKWVIANYKETQTANISVGNEVEIEVDAVPDVVFKGVVESVSQATGASFSLLPQDNSAGNFVKIEQRIPVKIIFTDDNKADDMARLRAGMNAECIVNY; encoded by the coding sequence ATGAATAAGAAAAGTAAAAAACTGATTTTTAATATTGTTGTTCTTGCGTGTTTAATTTTAGGATTGACATGGGTTGCAAGTAGATTTATTCATTTGGGTAGTGTTGAGTTTACCGACAATGCTCAGGTAAAACAACATATTATTCCTGTAAACTCGCGAGTTCAGGGTTTTATTAAAGATATTCGTTTTGAGGAGTATCAAGAGTTTAAGAAGGGCGACACTCTTGCCATTATTGAAGATTCGGAATTTCGTTTCCGTTTAGCACAAGCCGAAGCAGACTACTATAATGCAGTTTCGGGGAAATCGGCAATGGCTACTGCAATAAATACCACTTCAAGCAATATTGAGGCGGGTGATGCTGCTGTTGCAGAGGCAAAGGTGCGTATGGAGAATGCCGAAAGAGATTATATCCGTTATAAGAATTTGTTTGAGAATGATGCTGTAACAAAACAACAATTTGATGCAATGGAGACAAATTATGTTGCTCTTAAACAACGCTACGAGGCATTAAAGAGTCAGCGTCAATCAACCGTCCTTGTTAAGGCCGAGCAAGGAGATAGACTTAACCAAACTGAGGCTGCCATCCGTTTAGCAGAGGCTGCTTTGGATTTGGCAAAACTAAACCTCTCATACACTGTTATTATTGCTCCCTGCGATGGTGTTACAGGCCGCAAGAAGATTCAAGTTGGACAACTTATACAACCAGGACAAACTATTACCGACTTTGTTGATAGTGGTTCAAAGTGGGTAATTGCAAACTACAAAGAGACTCAAACTGCAAACATATCAGTTGGCAACGAAGTGGAGATTGAGGTCGATGCTGTTCCCGATGTAGTGTTTAAGGGAGTTGTAGAGTCAGTATCTCAGGCAACTGGAGCAAGTTTCTCACTTCTTCCACAAGATAACTCTGCAGGAAACTTTGTAAAGATTGAACAACGTATCCCAGTGAAAATCATCTTTACCGATGATAACAAAGCAGATGATATGGCTCGTTTAAGAGCAGGAATGAATGCCGAATGTATAGTTAATTACTAA
- a CDS encoding TolC family protein, protein MKKLLLWLLLFTFVFTPEVKAVQDSITISIDELFSLADSRSKSVKAYEIAAAQAEEEIRVAKNMRLPEIDLSLSASYLGNIWLADRNFKNGRNEDMPHLGNNFAIEASQVIYAGGAIQNSIDASKLKHQLSLQDAERNRIDVRFLAAGYYLELARLANEAEVYKKNIEQTEKVVKEITARKNEGLALKNDITRYELMLQSLQLALTQTQNRSAVVNNKLTTLVDLPCTTVIIPDARILEVMPQVAGEEYWQESANISSPILKMAETGVKLSEKNEKVVRSEMIPSIALFAADKLDGPITIEVPPIDKNLNYWYVGIGIKYNLSSTYKTNKKRSIASLATTKARWEEEIAKDNLESAIKEAYIEFEEAFTIYATQVKSLQLATENYSVINERYSNGLVLITEMLDASNQKLDAELEVANAKINILFKYYKLGKIAGSL, encoded by the coding sequence ATGAAGAAACTATTGTTATGGCTATTGCTCTTTACGTTTGTTTTCACACCAGAGGTAAAGGCAGTACAAGATTCAATTACCATCTCTATTGATGAACTCTTTTCTCTTGCCGACTCACGAAGCAAAAGCGTAAAGGCTTACGAGATAGCTGCTGCACAGGCAGAAGAGGAGATACGTGTTGCAAAGAATATGAGATTGCCTGAGATTGACCTCTCACTCTCGGCAAGTTATTTAGGAAACATTTGGCTTGCTGATCGTAATTTCAAGAACGGGAGAAATGAGGATATGCCTCATCTTGGCAACAACTTTGCGATTGAGGCATCGCAAGTTATATACGCTGGTGGAGCAATTCAAAACTCAATAGATGCTTCAAAACTTAAACACCAACTATCGTTACAGGATGCTGAAAGGAATAGAATTGATGTTCGTTTCTTGGCAGCAGGATACTACCTTGAGTTGGCACGTTTGGCAAACGAAGCAGAGGTCTATAAAAAAAATATTGAGCAGACCGAAAAGGTTGTAAAAGAGATTACCGCACGTAAAAATGAGGGGTTGGCTCTTAAAAACGATATTACTCGTTATGAATTGATGTTACAATCTCTTCAACTTGCACTCACTCAAACACAAAACCGCTCCGCAGTGGTAAATAACAAACTTACTACCTTAGTTGATTTACCCTGCACAACAGTAATTATTCCCGATGCCCGTATATTGGAGGTTATGCCACAAGTTGCAGGAGAGGAGTATTGGCAAGAGAGTGCAAACATCTCTTCTCCTATTTTGAAAATGGCAGAGACTGGAGTTAAACTATCGGAGAAAAACGAGAAGGTTGTTCGTAGCGAGATGATTCCCTCTATTGCTCTTTTTGCTGCCGACAAGTTAGATGGGCCAATAACCATTGAGGTACCACCCATTGATAAAAACCTAAACTATTGGTATGTGGGTATAGGTATTAAGTACAACCTCTCTTCGACATATAAGACAAACAAAAAACGTAGCATAGCCTCTCTTGCAACCACTAAGGCCCGTTGGGAAGAGGAGATTGCAAAAGACAATTTAGAGAGTGCCATTAAAGAGGCATACATTGAGTTTGAAGAGGCATTTACAATATATGCCACTCAGGTAAAATCATTGCAACTTGCAACTGAGAATTACTCAGTAATTAACGAGCGTTACTCAAATGGATTGGTGCTTATCACTGAGATGTTAGATGCAAGTAATCAGAAATTGGATGCTGAATTAGAGGTTGCAAATGCAAAAATAAATATCTTGTTTAAGTATTATAAGTTAGGCAAAATAGCAGGTAGTTTATAG
- a CDS encoding helix-turn-helix transcriptional regulator: MKQHLYIKNISDVSRSGEVKEYMSGMLGSSFITHSNNPLEQTPAVYINANITLFVLSGKADFSINYTTHKVSERDIVMLSPAHLVTLTNLTDNFRAEALFVSREFMESMDPVDIISVRTRYGVKLYSQPVINFTPQEVEFMMQRLSLFKQVLNNLQHHYYNETVLSTLILFFLDLSNIIEQKHLQVGEALPRREYITNMFMELLSVNYRTQHSVAFYASKLNITSHYLTLVVKQVTGQTICDFIYEMLYSRARALLQENKMSIQEIASYLHFSDQSSFGKFFHRHSGLSPKEYRQKQLEK; the protein is encoded by the coding sequence ATGAAACAGCATCTATATATTAAGAATATCTCAGACGTAAGTAGGAGTGGAGAGGTAAAAGAGTATATGAGCGGAATGTTAGGGAGTTCCTTTATAACTCATAGTAATAATCCTCTTGAGCAGACTCCTGCGGTATATATAAATGCAAATATCACACTCTTTGTACTAAGTGGCAAAGCAGACTTTTCAATAAACTACACCACTCATAAAGTGAGTGAGAGAGATATAGTAATGCTCTCTCCTGCACATCTTGTAACATTAACAAACCTAACGGACAATTTTCGGGCGGAGGCTCTATTTGTGAGTAGAGAGTTTATGGAGAGTATGGATCCAGTTGATATAATCTCAGTTCGCACCCGATATGGGGTAAAACTATACTCTCAACCAGTAATAAACTTCACGCCCCAAGAGGTAGAGTTTATGATGCAACGCCTCTCGTTATTTAAGCAAGTATTGAATAACTTACAACACCACTATTATAACGAAACGGTATTGAGTACACTCATTCTCTTTTTCCTTGATTTAAGTAACATAATAGAGCAAAAGCATCTGCAAGTAGGTGAGGCTCTGCCACGTAGGGAGTATATAACAAATATGTTTATGGAACTCCTCTCGGTCAACTATCGCACCCAACACTCTGTTGCTTTTTACGCCTCAAAACTCAATATTACATCGCACTATCTGACACTTGTGGTAAAGCAGGTAACAGGGCAAACCATTTGCGATTTTATATACGAAATGCTATACAGTAGGGCAAGAGCATTATTGCAAGAGAACAAAATGAGTATTCAGGAGATAGCCTCATATCTTCACTTTTCTGACCAATCCTCATTCGGAAAATTCTTTCATCGCCATTCGGGACTATCTCCAAAGGAGTATCGTCAAAAACAGTTAGAGAAATAG
- a CDS encoding spore maturation protein, translating into MVLNYIWISFFFIAFAVALIKSIFMGDVNVWSEIMNSSFSSAKTAFEISLGLTGVLSLWLGLMKIGERGGIISIFARWVSPFFSRLFPSIPKDSPIFGSIFMNFSANMLGLDNAATPLGLKAMKEMQELNTQKERATDAMIMFLVLNTTGLTLIPISVMVYRAQMGAGNPSDVFLPILLATYITTLAGLLITCIKQRINIFDRVIISTVTIATAIMGGLLAFFMNLPAEKVSLYSTVGANMLLFTIIILFLVAGVRKKINVYEAFIDGAKEGFTTAVTIIPYLIAMLVAIAMFRASGAMDFLTEGITYVVAACGIDTDFVGAIPTALMKPLSGSGARGMMVDAMATYGADSFVARVASTIQGSTDTTLYILAVYFGSVGIKNSRYAAGVGLIADFIGIVAAIFMAYIFFG; encoded by the coding sequence ATGGTACTTAATTATATCTGGATATCGTTCTTCTTTATTGCTTTTGCAGTAGCACTCATAAAGAGTATCTTTATGGGGGACGTGAATGTGTGGTCAGAGATTATGAACTCCTCTTTCTCATCGGCAAAAACCGCATTTGAAATATCTCTTGGGTTAACTGGAGTGTTGTCGCTATGGCTTGGTTTGATGAAGATCGGAGAACGCGGAGGCATTATCTCAATATTTGCCCGTTGGGTATCACCGTTTTTCTCAAGACTATTTCCCTCAATACCAAAAGATAGTCCGATATTCGGCTCAATATTTATGAACTTCTCGGCAAATATGCTGGGACTTGATAACGCCGCAACTCCTCTTGGTCTTAAAGCAATGAAGGAGATGCAGGAGTTGAACACTCAAAAGGAGAGAGCAACCGATGCAATGATAATGTTCTTGGTGCTTAACACCACAGGACTAACTCTTATACCGATAAGCGTAATGGTATATAGAGCGCAGATGGGAGCAGGAAACCCTTCGGACGTGTTTTTACCTATTCTGCTTGCTACATACATTACAACTCTTGCAGGATTGTTAATAACCTGCATAAAGCAACGAATAAACATTTTTGACAGAGTTATAATATCTACCGTAACTATTGCCACTGCCATTATGGGAGGGTTGTTAGCCTTCTTTATGAATTTACCAGCAGAAAAGGTTTCGCTCTACTCTACCGTTGGAGCAAATATGTTGCTCTTTACAATTATAATACTCTTTTTGGTGGCAGGTGTCAGAAAAAAGATAAATGTTTATGAAGCATTTATTGACGGAGCAAAAGAGGGATTTACGACCGCTGTTACTATTATCCCCTACCTTATTGCAATGTTAGTTGCCATTGCAATGTTCAGGGCATCTGGAGCAATGGATTTTTTGACTGAGGGGATAACCTACGTAGTTGCCGCTTGTGGTATTGATACCGACTTTGTTGGTGCTATCCCCACCGCACTCATGAAGCCCCTTAGCGGTAGTGGAGCAAGAGGAATGATGGTTGATGCAATGGCTACATACGGAGCCGATTCATTTGTTGCTCGTGTAGCCTCTACCATTCAGGGTTCAACCGATACCACACTTTATATACTTGCCGTCTATTTTGGTTCGGTTGGTATTAAAAACAGCCGTTATGCCGCAGGAGTTGGTCTTATTGCTGACTTTATTGGTATAGTTGCAGCCATATTTATGGCATACATTTTCTTTGGATAA